One Desulfonatronum sp. SC1 DNA segment encodes these proteins:
- a CDS encoding hemolysin family protein, protein MEGKFWSMFKRIFRKDDASSIEAIILAARDEGEIRKEEASIVLKVLRLGRKQVHEIMIPRTDIVCAEIEDRIEDVAELIIAHGHTRIPIYKDNKDNIVGIVHAKDLLQFVLHPTSSPQNRLEEILREPLFIPETKNVMEMLQEFQSRKNHLAVALDEYGGTSGMLTFEDVLEEIVGDIEDEYDAPRPDDIQIQEDGGYLISGRTELTELRENLVVALDSDQVDTIGGYLSQLAGRVPRKGDVFDIQGFRFRIKDADQKKVRWIDVHPLETEAGPEA, encoded by the coding sequence ATGGAAGGCAAATTCTGGAGCATGTTCAAACGGATTTTTCGCAAGGACGACGCATCCAGCATTGAAGCCATCATTCTGGCGGCCAGGGACGAAGGCGAGATCCGCAAGGAGGAGGCCTCCATCGTTCTCAAAGTGCTGCGCCTGGGACGCAAGCAGGTCCACGAAATCATGATTCCGCGCACGGATATCGTCTGCGCCGAGATCGAGGACCGGATCGAAGACGTGGCCGAGTTGATCATCGCCCACGGTCACACCCGTATCCCGATTTACAAGGATAACAAGGACAACATCGTGGGCATCGTGCACGCCAAGGACCTGTTGCAGTTCGTGCTCCACCCCACGTCGTCTCCCCAAAACAGGCTGGAGGAAATCCTTCGCGAGCCCCTGTTCATTCCGGAAACCAAGAACGTCATGGAAATGCTCCAGGAGTTTCAGTCGCGCAAGAACCATCTGGCCGTCGCCCTTGACGAATACGGCGGGACTTCGGGCATGCTCACCTTCGAGGACGTCCTGGAGGAGATCGTCGGAGACATTGAGGACGAGTACGACGCCCCGCGGCCCGACGACATCCAGATCCAGGAAGATGGAGGCTACCTGATCTCCGGCAGGACCGAGCTGACCGAATTGCGGGAAAATCTTGTGGTGGCCCTAGACAGCGACCAAGTGGACACCATCGGGGGCTACCTGTCCCAACTGGCCGGTCGGGTACCGCGCAAGGGCGATGTTTTCGACATTCAGGGCTTCCGCTTCCGGATCAAGGACGCGGATCAGAAAAAGGTCCGCTGGATCGACGTCCATCCCCTGGAAACGGAAGCCGGCCCGGAAGCATGA
- a CDS encoding MFS transporter: MKPQTTFIDDRAQANLAPPPLGLSWLIWGLGAALYFMSFYQRVAPAVMTDLLMSDFQIGAAALGNFSAFYFYSYVAMQVPTGMLADYWGPRRLLTAGALLAALGTFFFALADTVLLANIGRLLIGGSVAVAWVTLMKLATHWFPPRMFAFVTGIGLLVGVMGAVTAGAPLRLLVDMMGWRGVMWILGLICLALGAAIWLIVRDDPTQRGYASHAPLLAAKTGHTGGMFHGLGSIFQYRNTLLLTVAQGGMVGTVLTFGGLWGVPFLEARYALSTLAAAALSSAIMIAWALSGPLLGFFSDKLCARKRLYVTASLIALTGWSSALLIPGLPLPLFAAAAMIGAAACGVVIVGFAFAKESVPPRLAGTVSGVCNMGTMSGPMILQPLVGWLLDRQWRGELLNGVRVYDAQAYQAAFLPMLAWLCLTLALAWFTRETHCRPARET, encoded by the coding sequence ATGAAGCCCCAAACAACGTTTATTGATGATCGCGCCCAAGCAAACCTCGCCCCTCCCCCCCTCGGGCTGTCCTGGCTGATCTGGGGGCTGGGGGCCGCGCTCTACTTCATGAGCTTTTACCAGCGGGTGGCCCCGGCGGTGATGACCGACCTTCTGATGAGCGACTTCCAGATCGGAGCCGCGGCCCTGGGAAATTTTTCGGCCTTTTACTTCTACAGCTACGTGGCCATGCAGGTTCCCACGGGTATGCTGGCGGACTACTGGGGACCGAGACGTCTGCTCACCGCCGGGGCCTTGCTGGCGGCCCTGGGAACCTTTTTTTTCGCCCTGGCCGACACCGTGCTCCTGGCCAACATTGGGAGGCTGCTCATCGGCGGTTCCGTGGCCGTGGCCTGGGTAACCCTGATGAAACTGGCCACCCACTGGTTCCCGCCGCGGATGTTCGCCTTTGTCACCGGGATCGGACTGCTGGTAGGGGTGATGGGCGCGGTCACCGCCGGGGCGCCGTTGCGCCTACTGGTCGACATGATGGGTTGGCGCGGGGTGATGTGGATTCTGGGACTGATCTGTCTGGCCCTGGGCGCGGCCATCTGGCTGATCGTCCGCGACGACCCGACGCAGCGAGGATATGCCTCCCATGCTCCCCTCCTGGCCGCGAAAACGGGCCACACCGGCGGGATGTTCCACGGGCTTGGAAGCATCTTCCAGTACCGGAACACCTTACTACTCACCGTGGCCCAGGGCGGCATGGTCGGCACGGTCCTGACCTTCGGCGGACTCTGGGGGGTTCCGTTCCTGGAGGCCCGCTACGCCCTTTCCACGCTGGCCGCCGCGGCTCTGAGTTCTGCGATCATGATCGCCTGGGCCCTCTCCGGCCCCCTCCTGGGATTCTTCTCGGACAAGTTGTGCGCCAGGAAACGGCTTTACGTCACCGCGTCCCTCATCGCCTTGACGGGCTGGTCTTCAGCCCTGCTCATCCCCGGACTACCCTTGCCCCTGTTCGCCGCGGCGGCCATGATCGGAGCCGCGGCCTGCGGCGTGGTCATCGTGGGCTTCGCCTTTGCCAAGGAATCCGTGCCACCGCGACTGGCCGGGACGGTCTCCGGAGTTTGCAACATGGGCACCATGTCCGGCCCGATGATCCTCCAGCCGCTGGTCGGCTGGCTCCTGGACCGTCAATGGCGGGGCGAGCTGCTCAACGGCGTCCGGGTCTATGACGCCCAGGCCTACCAAGCGGCCTTCCTGCCCATGCTTGCCTGGCTCTGCCTCACCCTCGCCCTGGCCTGGTTCACCAGGGAAACCCACTGCCGTCCGGCTCGCGAGACCTGA
- a CDS encoding HU family DNA-binding protein, giving the protein MNKSELIRTLAEKNDIPMEYANIVVSTFFQSIKDAMIQGDRVEIRGFGSFKVKDYQGYKGRNPKTGQSVEVQPKRLPFFRPGKELKDHLNEDA; this is encoded by the coding sequence ATGAATAAAAGTGAATTGATCCGCACCCTGGCCGAAAAGAACGACATCCCGATGGAATACGCCAACATCGTGGTGAGCACCTTTTTTCAGTCCATCAAGGACGCGATGATCCAGGGCGATCGCGTGGAAATCAGGGGGTTCGGCAGCTTCAAGGTCAAGGACTACCAGGGGTACAAGGGCCGCAACCCCAAGACCGGTCAGTCCGTGGAAGTCCAACCCAAACGCCTGCCCTTCTTCCGACCAGGCAAGGAACTTAAGGACCACCTGAACGAAGACGCGTAG
- the lnt gene encoding apolipoprotein N-acyltransferase, which translates to MSSPLSAALLVALLGAWFGHANPISHVPGAALLFPAALFWIALKASSPSAAFRSGWICAAAAYAACLYWVFIPVHVHGGLPWILALPCPILLGLYLGLYGGVFSSLIHWARPALSPAFLGLSAGLLWGGMEMAQGTLFSGFSWLTLPAALAPWPAAIQGLALVGEYWLSAMFVAATAWLILSRESTFSLLLGIATPLILIGFGIMTLAKPLPEGESVRVTLVQGNIDQTVKWETEYQEATVRAYLNLTAKELSSGPELVVWPETAMPFYLQEEHALSRQVRDFVRSQEHFTLLTGAPRYEVNLSTGEIGYANSAFLLGPKGETIDVYDKEHLVPFGEYVPLAGLLPFIRRLAHSEGDFVPGNDPAPLRWDRLALGMLICYEAIFPGLSRERVRAGANLLVNISNDAWFGRSSAPRQHLNQAVLRSVEQGRFLVRSTNTGVSAIIDPRGRRLEAGGLFHRLTLSYPEVLLLEDRTFYHRHFAFLQALLPAAVALLLGSVWWLRRRRASFGMK; encoded by the coding sequence ATGTCCTCCCCGCTGTCGGCCGCGCTTTTGGTCGCCCTGCTCGGAGCTTGGTTCGGCCACGCCAACCCGATCTCCCACGTGCCCGGAGCGGCCCTTCTTTTTCCAGCCGCGCTGTTCTGGATCGCCCTGAAGGCCTCCTCTCCCTCCGCTGCCTTTCGCTCCGGCTGGATCTGCGCCGCCGCGGCCTACGCGGCCTGCCTGTACTGGGTCTTCATCCCGGTCCACGTCCACGGGGGCCTGCCTTGGATACTGGCTCTGCCCTGCCCGATCCTCCTGGGTCTATATCTTGGCCTGTACGGCGGCGTTTTTTCGTCCCTGATCCATTGGGCGCGCCCCGCCCTTTCCCCCGCCTTCCTCGGCTTGAGTGCCGGCCTACTCTGGGGCGGGATGGAAATGGCCCAAGGCACGCTGTTCTCCGGCTTCTCCTGGTTGACCCTCCCGGCGGCCCTGGCCCCTTGGCCCGCGGCCATCCAGGGCTTGGCCCTGGTGGGCGAATACTGGCTGTCCGCGATGTTCGTGGCCGCGACGGCCTGGCTGATCCTGTCTCGCGAGAGCACGTTCAGCCTGTTGCTGGGCATCGCCACTCCCCTGATCCTGATCGGTTTCGGGATCATGACCCTAGCCAAGCCCCTCCCGGAAGGGGAGTCGGTCCGGGTCACGCTGGTCCAGGGCAATATCGACCAAACCGTAAAATGGGAGACGGAATACCAGGAAGCCACTGTCCGGGCATATCTGAATCTGACCGCCAAGGAATTGTCCTCCGGGCCGGAACTGGTGGTCTGGCCTGAGACGGCCATGCCCTTCTACCTTCAGGAAGAACACGCCTTGTCCAGGCAGGTCCGGGACTTCGTCCGCTCCCAGGAGCACTTCACCCTGCTCACCGGCGCTCCGCGTTACGAAGTGAACCTGTCCACCGGCGAGATCGGGTACGCCAACTCGGCCTTTTTGCTCGGCCCCAAAGGAGAAACCATCGACGTCTACGACAAGGAACACCTTGTCCCCTTCGGCGAGTACGTTCCCCTGGCTGGCCTCCTGCCCTTCATCCGCCGCCTGGCCCACAGCGAAGGCGACTTCGTGCCCGGCAACGACCCCGCTCCACTGCGTTGGGACCGGCTTGCTCTGGGCATGCTCATTTGCTACGAAGCAATCTTTCCCGGATTGAGCCGGGAACGGGTTCGCGCCGGAGCGAACCTCCTGGTGAACATCAGCAACGATGCCTGGTTCGGCCGATCATCCGCCCCGCGGCAGCACTTGAACCAGGCCGTCCTCAGGTCCGTGGAGCAGGGCCGATTTCTCGTTCGTTCCACCAATACGGGCGTCTCGGCGATCATCGACCCCCGGGGCCGACGACTGGAAGCCGGAGGATTGTTCCATCGCTTGACCCTCTCCTATCCGGAAGTTCTCCTTCTCGAAGACCGCACGTTTTATCATCGGCACTTCGCGTTCCTTCAGGCGCTCTTGCCCGCGGCCGTCGCCCTGTTGCTCGGATCGGTCTGGTGGCTTCGCCGACGACGAGCGTCTTTCGGGATGAAGTAA
- the dapF gene encoding diaminopimelate epimerase, with translation MNQRIATSDAFGPWVECCKMQGSGNDFVVLDNRALQLAPDEMPDWAKAVCRKAFGVGADGLILLDTTPPGVDADYIWHFYNADGSRAEMCGNGSRCAARLAHELGLAERTHVLGTDAGPIKAEVLPDQDMVKVQLTPHHDLRLGLNIPLESSSLDASGQTATTSSWEAHFVNTGVPHLVVFSPDVAALDVQDLGRRFRNHPRFAPNGTNVNFIQVQDRDNLLLRTYERGVEGETYACGTGAAASALIAHSLGRTGPEVNIRTSGGELLGITIGQDAVFLTGNAVLVFMANLNLRSLGLSRTEP, from the coding sequence ATGAACCAACGGATAGCAACCAGCGATGCGTTCGGTCCCTGGGTGGAGTGCTGCAAGATGCAGGGCAGCGGCAACGACTTCGTGGTCCTGGACAACCGGGCCTTGCAGCTTGCCCCGGATGAAATGCCCGACTGGGCCAAGGCGGTCTGCCGCAAGGCGTTCGGCGTGGGAGCCGATGGGCTGATCCTTTTGGACACGACGCCTCCGGGCGTGGACGCGGACTATATCTGGCACTTCTACAATGCCGACGGCTCCCGAGCCGAAATGTGCGGCAACGGCTCCCGGTGCGCCGCCAGGCTGGCCCATGAACTAGGGCTGGCCGAAAGGACGCATGTTTTGGGCACGGACGCCGGTCCCATCAAAGCCGAGGTTTTGCCCGACCAGGATATGGTCAAGGTCCAATTGACCCCGCACCATGATCTGCGCCTTGGATTGAACATCCCTTTGGAGTCGTCTTCTCTGGACGCTTCCGGGCAAACAGCCACGACATCTTCCTGGGAAGCCCACTTCGTGAACACCGGAGTCCCGCATCTGGTCGTCTTCTCTCCGGATGTGGCCGCCCTGGACGTCCAAGATCTCGGCCGTCGCTTCCGCAACCACCCCCGGTTCGCCCCCAACGGCACCAACGTCAATTTCATCCAGGTCCAGGACCGGGATAATCTGTTGTTGCGCACCTACGAACGCGGTGTGGAGGGCGAAACCTACGCCTGCGGCACCGGAGCCGCGGCTTCGGCCCTGATAGCCCACTCCCTGGGCAGAACCGGACCGGAAGTGAACATTCGCACATCCGGAGGCGAGCTTCTCGGCATCACCATCGGCCAAGACGCTGTCTTTCTGACTGGAAATGCCGTCTTGGTCTTCATGGCCAACCTCAATCTCCGATCCCTGGGTCTGAGTCGGACCGAGCCCTAA
- the dapA gene encoding 4-hydroxy-tetrahydrodipicolinate synthase, whose amino-acid sequence MSFTGAFTALVTPFNNGVVDEDAYRSLIEWQIEAGINGLVPCGTTGESATLSHAEHAQVVKICVDQAKGRVPVLAGSGSNSTKEAVELTKVAKQAKADGVLLITPYYNKPTQEGLVAHFKAVAKEVSIPMILYNVPGRTCVNMLPETLSRLFREVPEVKGVKEATGNMAQVSEVLEYCGPDFIVLSGDDFTVLPLLALGGKGVISVVSNIAPDKMSDLCRAYREGDTAKAQDLHYELAPLCRAMFLETNPVPAKTALSLMGRIKPEFRLPMVRLQPNNEARLKDILGQAGLITLKK is encoded by the coding sequence ATGTCTTTTACTGGAGCGTTCACCGCGTTGGTCACGCCATTCAACAACGGCGTGGTCGATGAAGACGCCTACAGAAGTCTGATCGAATGGCAGATCGAAGCGGGCATCAACGGCTTGGTCCCCTGCGGCACCACCGGCGAATCCGCGACCCTTTCCCACGCCGAGCACGCCCAGGTCGTCAAGATCTGCGTCGATCAAGCCAAGGGTCGGGTTCCCGTGCTGGCCGGTTCGGGCTCCAACAGCACCAAGGAGGCCGTCGAACTGACCAAGGTGGCCAAACAAGCCAAGGCGGACGGCGTCCTGCTGATCACGCCCTACTACAACAAGCCGACCCAGGAAGGACTGGTGGCCCACTTCAAGGCCGTGGCCAAGGAAGTTTCCATCCCCATGATCCTGTACAATGTTCCGGGCCGGACCTGCGTGAACATGCTTCCGGAGACCCTTTCCCGGCTGTTCCGGGAGGTCCCGGAGGTCAAGGGCGTCAAGGAGGCCACCGGGAACATGGCCCAGGTTTCCGAAGTGCTCGAATACTGCGGACCGGATTTCATCGTTCTTTCCGGGGACGACTTCACGGTCCTGCCCCTCTTGGCCCTGGGCGGCAAAGGGGTCATCTCCGTGGTTTCCAACATCGCTCCGGACAAGATGAGCGACCTCTGCCGCGCATACCGGGAGGGCGACACCGCCAAGGCCCAGGACCTGCATTATGAGCTGGCCCCGCTGTGCCGGGCCATGTTCCTGGAGACCAACCCGGTGCCCGCCAAGACGGCCCTGTCCCTGATGGGCAGGATCAAGCCGGAGTTCCGCCTGCCCATGGTCAGGTTGCAGCCCAACAACGAGGCCCGGCTCAAGGACATCCTCGGGCAGGCGGGCCTGATCACCCTGAAGAAATAG
- the prfB gene encoding peptide chain release factor 2 (programmed frameshift), whose translation MSTAEAQRAEKGKKLLQFSELKTENANMEEQFNSFWGVFDRDSYEARLVEIDKAISHPEAWNDPRSMTPLLQEKTRLSGALQEWNGLRKAKQDLDEWLIMAEDEPDQEVLEEVQRHITVLSDKLEQAELHTLLSAPEDQHPVILEIHPGAGGTEAQDWAEMLLRMYRRWAERHQFKVQVLDYLPGDEAGVKSVVLQIEGPYAYGLLKSEKGIHRLIRISPFDSSGRRHTSFASVDVYPDVGQEIEIEINEEDLRIDVFRASGPGGQHVNKTSSAIRITHLPTNIVTQCQNEKSQHRNKDAAMKMLKARLYELELRKREDEKQAQYATKDAIAWGSQIRTYTLQPYRLIKDHRTNFEMGNVEAVLDGDIDDFIRNHLLETHVRKAA comes from the exons ATGAGTACGGCTGAAGCCCAGCGCGCCGAGAAAGGGAAAAAACTATTGCAGTTTTCCGAACTGAAGACGGAAAACGCGAATATGGAAGAGCAATTCAACAGCTTCTGG GGAGTCTTTGACCGGGATTCCTACGAAGCTCGCCTGGTGGAGATCGACAAGGCCATCTCCCATCCCGAGGCCTGGAATGACCCCCGGAGCATGACGCCCCTGCTTCAGGAAAAGACACGGCTCAGCGGAGCGCTTCAGGAATGGAATGGTCTGCGCAAAGCCAAACAGGATCTGGACGAGTGGCTGATCATGGCTGAGGACGAACCCGACCAGGAAGTCCTGGAAGAGGTTCAGAGACACATAACCGTTTTGTCCGACAAGCTGGAACAGGCGGAACTGCATACCTTGCTCAGCGCACCGGAAGACCAGCATCCGGTGATCCTGGAAATCCATCCCGGGGCCGGAGGCACCGAAGCCCAGGACTGGGCCGAAATGCTTCTGCGGATGTACCGGCGCTGGGCCGAGCGCCACCAGTTCAAGGTCCAAGTATTGGACTACCTGCCCGGAGACGAGGCGGGGGTGAAGAGCGTGGTGCTCCAGATCGAAGGTCCGTACGCCTACGGCCTATTGAAAAGCGAAAAGGGCATCCATCGCCTGATCCGCATCTCGCCCTTCGACTCCTCCGGCAGGCGGCACACCTCCTTCGCCTCCGTGGACGTCTATCCGGACGTGGGTCAGGAAATCGAAATCGAAATCAACGAGGAAGACCTGCGCATCGACGTATTCCGGGCCAGCGGCCCCGGCGGGCAGCACGTGAACAAAACCAGTTCCGCGATCCGGATCACTCACCTGCCCACGAACATCGTGACTCAGTGCCAGAATGAAAAGTCCCAGCACCGCAACAAGGACGCGGCCATGAAGATGCTCAAGGCCCGCCTCTACGAACTGGAGTTGCGTAAACGCGAGGACGAAAAACAGGCCCAATACGCCACAAAAGACGCCATTGCCTGGGGCAGCCAAATCCGGACCTACACCCTCCAGCCCTACCGTTTGATCAAGGACCATCGCACCAATTTCGAAATGGGCAACGTCGAGGCCGTGCTGGACGGAGACATCGACGACTTTATCCGAAACCATCTCCTGGAGACCCATGTCCGAAAAGCCGCCTAG
- a CDS encoding alpha/beta fold hydrolase: MMIQGVFSVLASVFLLMAFVLCGATARAGGSEDLIMEESMKSGFVQAGDVQIAWRQYGPLEAGSEIPAKASLGSFSGPPLVLIMGYGGLMEMWPPALIQGLARDRRVIVFDNRGMGFSGSSDAPYSIELFAEDALAVLDGLGIERAHVLGWSMGAFIAQELVLRHPRRVDRLILLTGSCGGEAAIWPDEATWKSLTDLSGTLEERIQRMLNNLFPQDWLRQNPDPSAYLPPITAPIIDAHIQRQAQTLCSWPGTRDRLPTVTNSTLIITGTEDRVIPPQNAHILTQALPHARAVEIQGGGHGVMYQEPERLAGLVGGFLAVE; encoded by the coding sequence ATGATGATTCAGGGTGTATTTTCTGTTCTGGCTTCCGTGTTTCTGCTGATGGCCTTTGTCCTTTGCGGCGCTACGGCCCGGGCCGGGGGAAGTGAGGATTTGATCATGGAAGAGTCAATGAAGTCCGGCTTTGTCCAGGCCGGAGACGTTCAGATCGCCTGGCGTCAATACGGCCCGCTGGAGGCCGGATCGGAGATCCCTGCCAAAGCGTCCCTCGGATCATTCTCCGGACCGCCCCTGGTGCTGATCATGGGCTACGGCGGGCTGATGGAAATGTGGCCGCCCGCTTTGATTCAGGGGTTGGCGCGGGACCGACGGGTGATCGTTTTCGACAATCGGGGCATGGGGTTCAGCGGTTCCTCGGACGCGCCGTACTCCATCGAGTTGTTCGCCGAGGACGCCCTGGCCGTGCTGGACGGGTTGGGCATCGAAAGGGCCCACGTCCTGGGCTGGTCCATGGGCGCGTTCATTGCCCAGGAACTGGTCCTGCGCCATCCGCGCCGGGTGGACAGATTGATCCTCCTGACGGGATCATGCGGCGGCGAGGCCGCGATCTGGCCGGACGAGGCAACCTGGAAATCCCTGACCGACCTTTCCGGCACCCTGGAAGAGCGCATCCAGCGCATGCTGAACAACCTTTTCCCCCAGGACTGGCTGCGCCAAAACCCCGACCCCTCCGCATACCTTCCCCCCATCACCGCCCCGATCATCGACGCCCACATCCAGCGCCAAGCCCAAACCCTGTGCTCCTGGCCCGGCACCCGCGACCGCCTCCCCACCGTCACCAACTCCACCCTGATCATCACCGGAACCGAAGACCGGGTCATCCCCCCGCAAAACGCCCACATCCTGACCCAAGCCCTGCCCCACGCCCGTGCCGTCGAAATCCAGGGGGGCGGGCACGGGGTGATGTATCAGGAGCCGGAAAGGCTGGCCGGGTTGGTCGGTGGTTTTCTGGCGGTGGAGTGA
- a CDS encoding DMT family transporter: MLKTYLKLLCTSMFWGGTFVAGRVVAADLPPFSAAFLRFAIAAVSLVILVRVYEGGLPRLRLGQLLPVFILGMSGIFAYNVLFFTGLRTVEAGRAAVIVATNPIFIALLAAPLFKEPLGMDRLTGIGLSVCGATLAITGGRPQDLFHQALSWGDVAIFGCVASWVIYLLVGKVMMKDLSPHAAVTWSCLVGVAALLPFSLAEGLPGHVLALTWTSWAALIYLGVFGTVLGFTWFYQGVKTIGPSRAAVFINFVPVWAIVSGFLILGETISLTLILGAAMVGLGVYLTNRKGAAPR, from the coding sequence GTGCTCAAAACCTACCTCAAGCTGCTCTGCACCTCCATGTTCTGGGGCGGCACTTTCGTAGCCGGGCGAGTGGTGGCCGCTGACCTGCCGCCGTTCTCCGCTGCGTTTCTGCGCTTCGCCATCGCCGCGGTCAGCCTGGTGATTCTGGTGCGCGTGTACGAAGGCGGCCTGCCGCGACTTCGCCTGGGTCAGTTGCTTCCGGTGTTCATCCTGGGCATGAGCGGCATCTTCGCCTACAATGTCCTGTTCTTCACCGGACTGCGCACCGTGGAAGCCGGACGAGCGGCGGTGATCGTGGCCACCAACCCCATCTTCATCGCCCTGCTGGCCGCCCCGCTATTCAAGGAACCACTGGGCATGGACAGGCTGACCGGCATCGGCCTTTCGGTCTGCGGGGCGACCCTGGCCATTACCGGTGGTCGGCCCCAGGATCTCTTTCATCAAGCTTTATCCTGGGGCGATGTGGCCATTTTCGGCTGCGTGGCCAGTTGGGTGATCTATCTCCTGGTGGGCAAGGTGATGATGAAGGATCTTTCGCCCCATGCGGCGGTGACCTGGTCCTGCCTGGTGGGCGTCGCGGCCCTGCTGCCCTTCAGCCTGGCCGAGGGCTTGCCGGGTCACGTCCTGGCGCTGACCTGGACGAGCTGGGCGGCCCTGATCTATCTTGGAGTATTCGGCACGGTGCTGGGGTTCACTTGGTTCTACCAGGGCGTCAAAACCATCGGGCCTTCCAGGGCCGCGGTGTTCATCAACTTCGTGCCCGTCTGGGCCATTGTCTCCGGATTTCTGATCCTGGGTGAAACCATCAGCCTGACCCTGATTCTGGGAGCGGCCATGGTCGGCCTTGGCGTGTACCTCACCAATCGCAAAGGGGCGGCGCCCCGATGA
- a CDS encoding MinD/ParA family protein: protein MRTNPNKTLSIAVFSGKGGVGKSSLSANLGFCLSESGQRCLLMDCDLGLANLDVLLGISSEITIQDLLTLDITAQSIVQPVAPNLDLLPAASGVPELVEMDEDQRALLLKKLEPIISEYAFLILDMAAGLNPTLLSMARAAAKRIVVLTPEPTSLTDAYAVIKVLSTKADIRDFLILVNQVADREEAQTTHRRLDAAVEKFLGFKTHYLGMVRSDPNMGKAVAKQQALMRFAPESPAAEDIRVLAERLRSLRTALMPELIDKPALANF from the coding sequence ATGCGAACCAACCCAAACAAAACTTTGAGCATTGCCGTATTCAGCGGCAAAGGCGGCGTCGGCAAGTCCAGCCTCAGCGCAAACCTGGGCTTTTGTCTGAGCGAATCCGGCCAGCGTTGCCTGCTGATGGATTGCGACCTCGGACTGGCCAATCTGGATGTCCTGCTGGGTATTTCCAGTGAAATCACCATCCAGGATCTCCTGACCCTGGACATCACCGCCCAGAGTATCGTCCAACCTGTGGCCCCGAACCTGGATCTGCTCCCCGCCGCAAGCGGCGTGCCCGAACTGGTGGAAATGGACGAGGATCAGCGCGCCCTGTTGCTGAAGAAGCTGGAACCGATCATATCCGAATACGCCTTCCTGATCCTGGACATGGCCGCCGGTCTGAACCCCACTCTGCTGTCCATGGCCAGGGCCGCGGCCAAGCGAATCGTCGTGCTCACACCGGAGCCCACCTCGTTGACCGACGCCTATGCCGTGATCAAAGTGCTTTCGACCAAGGCCGACATTCGCGATTTCCTGATCCTGGTCAACCAGGTTGCTGACCGGGAAGAAGCCCAAACCACCCATCGACGCCTGGACGCCGCCGTGGAAAAATTCCTCGGCTTCAAAACCCACTACCTGGGCATGGTCCGGAGTGATCCGAACATGGGCAAGGCCGTGGCCAAGCAGCAGGCCCTGATGCGCTTCGCGCCCGAATCGCCGGCCGCCGAGGACATCCGAGTGCTGGCCGAACGCCTGCGGTCCCTGCGCACGGCCCTGATGCCGGAACTGATCGACAAACCGGCTCTGGCAAATTTTTAG
- a CDS encoding GGDEF domain-containing protein, whose translation MSEKPPSLPAPSELRAELETLRGRLASLHPDSEPKDNPGADAVLFRLLRGLSPERSDDVQAVLQGFPWVFLPLEDNAYPALSRLQARLDDLTHAAGHDDLTGLARRIVFDQALLTEMERARRSRLSLSLAILDIDDFKQINDDCGHVHGDLVLRTVTEVLRKNIRRADLAARLGGEEFALLMPATTQTSAVYLLERIMDAVRKLRFDCPTASGPQVTVSVGLACYKGFRDMLPVELVELADSALYSAKRTGKDRLEKAPFRDIAPDPASQTLVDTTEKNFLFHGLSS comes from the coding sequence ATGTCCGAAAAGCCGCCTAGCCTTCCCGCACCTTCGGAATTGCGGGCCGAGTTGGAAACCCTGCGTGGCCGACTGGCCTCCCTGCATCCGGACTCAGAGCCAAAAGACAATCCCGGTGCGGACGCGGTTCTGTTTCGACTGCTCAGGGGTCTTTCTCCGGAACGCTCCGACGACGTGCAGGCCGTGCTTCAAGGATTCCCCTGGGTTTTTCTGCCTCTGGAAGACAATGCCTACCCGGCTCTGAGTCGACTCCAGGCCCGGCTCGACGACCTGACCCACGCCGCCGGTCACGACGATCTGACCGGTCTGGCCCGACGAATCGTGTTCGATCAGGCCTTGCTCACGGAGATGGAGCGCGCTCGCCGCTCCAGGCTGTCCTTGAGTCTGGCCATATTGGACATCGACGATTTCAAGCAAATCAACGACGACTGCGGCCATGTCCACGGAGACTTGGTCCTGCGAACCGTGACCGAGGTCCTGCGTAAAAACATTCGCAGGGCCGATCTGGCAGCGCGCCTGGGCGGGGAGGAATTCGCCCTGCTGATGCCCGCCACGACACAGACCAGTGCTGTGTACCTGCTGGAACGGATCATGGACGCCGTCCGCAAACTGCGCTTCGACTGCCCCACCGCCAGCGGCCCCCAGGTGACCGTTTCCGTCGGACTGGCCTGCTACAAGGGATTCCGGGATATGCTGCCCGTGGAGTTGGTCGAACTGGCGGACAGCGCTCTGTACTCGGCCAAGCGGACCGGGAAGGACCGCCTGGAGAAAGCCCCTTTCAGGGACATCGCTCCGGATCCGGCCTCCCAAACCTTGGTGGATACCACGGAAAAAAACTTCCTCTTCCACGGTCTTTCCTCCTGA